A single window of Syngnathus acus chromosome 23, fSynAcu1.2, whole genome shotgun sequence DNA harbors:
- the kmt2e gene encoding inactive histone-lysine N-methyltransferase 2E isoform X3 translates to MSIVIPAGVDTAADASYLDMAAGSEPESVEASPVVVEKSSYPHQIFSSSSSHHSHSYIGLPYADHNYGARPPPTPPASPPPSMLIRQGDGGLFVPGGQDEASTGTTLSTSEDGSYGADITRCICGFTHDDGYMICCDKCSAWQHIDCMGIDRQNIPETYLCERCQPRHLDRERAILLQTRKRECLSVDGDTSATESGDEVPLELYSTFQHTPTTITLTTGRLGNKQVDKKRKKSVEKDAPASSARAKKAFREGSRKSSRVKGAAPEQDPTEHPALWENKIKTWMERYEEASSNQYSEDVQVLLRVKEQGDGKSLAYNTHLASFKPPSQIQKNKKILKAVRDLAPDSLIIEYRGKFMLRQQFEANGYFFKRPYPFVLFYSKFDGLEMCVDARSFGNEARFIRRSCTPNAEVRHVIEDGMLHLYIYSLRPIGKGAEITIGFDYDYGSCKYKVDCACVKGNPECPVLKHNQEPTENLGSGGRRRNSRKDKDPGREDLSQNQNLGVDCEGKSKSVGDCKQRKLSPLRLSISNNQDPDLFEDLEDKTSVSNEVEMESDEQIAERRKKMTREERKMEAILQAFARMEKREKRREQALERIGSVKPELGGRSDIKEEPPATPEAADSPSLVQPPLQEVKEEPGLKPAKVKGSRNRKSFSRNRTHIGQQRRRARTISACSDLAPGSPVEPIEPLNTEPLEGEPPSAPEPETVAAQPPDASPPHSNSPAPERNRPGSKSFKTKKHFVSEWVGEKQPDGSAARTPEPAPERPLRISSDPEVLATQLNALPGLACSPQVYSTPKHYVRFSSPFLANRSPTAPGVPTGRRRSREVPETPPTTGSCKKRWLKQALEEEGSTSPARRPSLFMPSEGPLSPPINGDSDSPLPYNGSCSLPELPTPLKKRRLSPLDACMSESSTPYGSPCATPTRTEQPETSAPPALTATPPRPRAEESPAEHFASTPTQTPQESDSSTESSPDFSAKANLSEVSNPADRPPSLMPSPSVRTPSSDGLPPDAKTSVPDSPPPPPPPPPVVECAADLAEDRPDGVTAEAGGSGSEASSSAETCASASFPGWIKSPERCPTTPSAGLSFSPVNSNLRDLTPSHTLEPLPAPFRPDAAAGPVVVAASASQPVFAEGQGPLFYPCAEDAGSAGFSRSLNGGGDETGGSAQNPPQKKKVSLLEYRKRQREARRSGSKMDCGSPVSAVLPLSMDGFPVVAMETSSEASLPPPPPPPPPPPPPSSAALSSGKEPQTTEECESAGEREGGEVQWTSSTSVEQARERSYHRALLLSKDKDADGDTEGGETPTPRDCPSPGPQKTPTHAPGSPGPVCSVIASGWKEEDGDGPPRAANQPLQLPIKSKSTPATPSKLHPPPPPPPSSPVHYPGPALLHVQPQGSPYRSQRALFSSQSQNQTAGQAPAPSFVQYNAQAAPPPPPPPPPPPPPASTAYFPAQTASPAGPFSGFKAAVTPSYSPGSQALMQTLPHSVHYQTSAAPPPPPPPPPPHPMSSPALLHVNLQPAPIQQIMLTAAPTLTQGQSSAQQQQQPPLSLTPPPPPPPPPPNPSGGAQMQPHHFPNLAGFQTTLLANPSVPPSAYPPSLQQSGLPPPPPPPPQQTQQGSAPSAAPQLPAGARGGPASSAPFHTSGYLSTGWH, encoded by the exons ATGAGCATAGTCATCCCCGCGGGGGTGGACACAGCAGCAGACGCCTCGTACCTGGACATGGCGGCGGGCTCTGA ACCAGAGTCGGTGGAGGCCAGCCCCGTGGTGGTAGAAAAGTCCAGCTACCCGCACCAGatcttcagcagcagcagctctcaCCATTCCCACAGTTACATCGGCCTGCCTTATGCT GACCACAACTATGGGGCGCGGCCCCCGCCCACGCCGCCGGCCTCGCCTCCCCCTTCCATGTTGATCCGTCAGGGCGATGGGGGGTTGTTTGTTCCGGGCGGCCAGGACGAAGCATCCACGGGCACCACGCTCAGCACCTCCGAGGATGGCAGCTACGGAGCCGACATCACCCGCTGCATCTGCGGCTTCACGCACGACGACGGTTACATGATCTGCTGCGACAAGTGCAG CGCCTGGCAGCACATCGACTGCATGGGCATCGACAGGCAGAACATTCCCGAGACGTACCTGTGCGAGCGCTGCCAGCCCAGACACCTGGACCGCGAGAGGGCCATCCTCCTGCAGACGCGGAAGCGGGAGTGTTTGTCGG TAGATGGGGACACCAGCGCCACGGAGAGCGGCGACGAGGTGCCTCTGGAGCTCTACTCCACCTTCCAGCACACGCCCACCACCATCACCCTCACCACCGGGCGCCTCGGCAACAAGCAGGTGGACAAGAAGCGCAAGAAGAGCGTCGAAAAAGACGCCCCGGCGTCCTCCGCGCGAGCGAAGAAG GCCTTCCGAGAGGGCTCCAGAAAGTCCTCGAGAGTAAAG GGCGCCGCCCCCGAGCAGGACCCGACGGAGCACCCGGCGCTGTGGGAGAACAAGATCAAGACGTGGATGGAGCGCTACGAGGAGGCCAGCAGTAATCAGTACAGCGAGGATGTGCAAGTGCTGCTGCGCGTCAAGGAGCAAGGCGACGGCAAGAGCCTGGCTTACAACACGCACCTGGCGTCCTTCAAGCCCCCG AGTCAAATTCAAAAGAACAAGAAGATCCTCAAGGCCGTGAGGGACTTGGCCCCGGATTCCCTCATCATCGAGTACAGGGGCAAGTTTATGCTTCGGCAGCAGTTTGAAGCCAACGGATACTTCTTCAAAAG acCTTACCcctttgtgttattttactCCAAATTTGACGGGTTGGAGATGTGCGTGGACGCGCGCAGCTTCGGCAACGAGGCGCGCTTCATCCGCCGCTCTTGCACCCCCAATGCTGAG GTGCGGCACGTAATCGAGGACGGCATGTTACACTTGTACATCTACTCGCTGAGGCCCATCGGCAAAGGCGCGGAGATCACCATCGGGTTCGATTACGACTACGGCAGTTG TAAATACAAGGTGGACTGCGCCTGCGTGAAGGGCAACCCCGAGTGCCCCGTGCTCAAGCACAACCAGGAGCCCACCGAGAACCTGGGCTCGGGCGGGCGGCGGCGCAACAGCCGCAAGGACAAGGACCCGGGCCGCGAGGACCTGAGCCAGAACCAGAACCTGGGCGTGGACTGCGAGGGGAAGAGCAAGAGCGTGGGCGACTGCAAGCAGAGGAAACTCTCGCCCCTTCGACTCTCCATCTCCAACAACCAG GATCCCGACTTATTTGAGGATCTAGAAGACAAAACGTCCGTTAGCAATGAAGTAGAGATGGAGTCAGACGAACAGATTGcggagaggaggaagaagatg ACGCGAGAGGAGCGGAAGATGGAGGCCATCCTGCAGGCCTTTGCGCGCATGGAGAAGCGGGAGAAGCGGCGGGAGCAGGCGCTGGAACGTATCGGCAGCGTCAAGCCCGAGCTCGGGGGTCGCAGCGACATCAAGGAGGAGCCGCCGGCCACCCCGGAGGCGGCCGACTCCCCCTCGCTCGTACAG CCACCTCTTCAAGAGGTCAAAGAGGAGCCGGGCTTGAAGCCGGCCAAGGTGAAAGGCTCGCGGAACAGGAAGAGCTTCTCGCGGAACCGCACGCACATCGGCCAGCAGCGGCGGCGAGCTCGCACCATCAGCGCTTGCTCCGACTTGGCGCCGGGCTCTCCGGTGGAGCCCATTGAGCCTCTGAACACGGAACCCCTCGAGGGAGAGCCGCCCAGCGCACCGGAGCCCGAGACCGTCGCCGCCCAGCCGCCGGACGCCAGTCCGCCACACAGCAACTCGCCGGCGCCCGAGCGAAACCGCCCCGGGAGCAAGAGTTTTAAAACGAAAAAG CACTTTGTCAGCGAATGGGTGGGCGAGAAGCAGCCCGACGGCTCGGCGGCGCGCACCCCGGAGCCGGCGCCGGAGCGACCGCTCCGCATCAGCAGCGACCCTGAAGTCCTGGCCACCCAGCTCAACGCCCTTCCGGGTCTGGCCTGCTCGCCGCAGGTCTACAGCACGCCCAAACACTACGTCCGCTTCTCCTCGCCCTTCCTGGCCAACCGCAGCCCCACCGCCCCCGGCGTCCCCACCGGGAGACGGCGCTCCAGAGAAGTGCCCGAAACGCCTCCGACCACCGGCTCTTGCAAGAAG cgATGGTTAAAGCAGgcactggaggaggaggggtcCACCAGTCCAGCCAGGAGACCCAGTCTCTTCATGCCCAGCGAAGGTCCTCTCAGCCCGCCCATCAACGGAGACTCGGACAGCCCCCTCCCCTACAACGGTTCCTGCTCACTGCCCG AGTTGCCCACGCCTTTGAAAAAGCGCCGCTTGAGCCCCCTGGACGCCTGCATGTCGGAGAGCTCCACGCCGTACGGCTCTCCTTGCGCCACACCCACTCGGACCGAGCAGCCGGAGACATCGGCGCCACCCGCGCTGACGGCCACGCCGCCGCGGCCTCGAGCCGAGGAGTCGCCAGCGGAGCATTTCGCCAGCACCCCAACGCAAACGCCACAGGAG AGCGACTCTTCAACGGAAAGCTCGCCGGACTTTAGCGCGAAAGCAAATTTGTCGGAGGTCAGCAACCCGGCAGATCGGCCTCCTTCGTTGATGCCGTCTCCCTCCGTTCGGACGCCGAGCTCCGACGGTCTCCCGCCCGACGCCAAGACGTCAGTGCCTGACAgtccaccgccgccgccaccgccgcccccCGTTGTCGAGTGCGCCGCCGACTTAGCGGAGGACCGGCCGGATGGCGTGACGGCGGAGGccggcggcagcggcagcgAGGCTTCCTCCTCTGCCGAAACGTGCGCTTCCGCCTCCTTCCCCGGCTGGATCAAGAGTCCGGAGCGGTGCCCGACGACGCCGTCTGCCGGCCTCAGCTTCTCCCCCGTCAACTCCAACCTAAGGGACCTCACCCCCTCGCACACCCTGGAGCCCCTGCCGGCTCCCTTCAGACCCGACGCTGCAGCGGGACCTGTGGTGGTGGCGgcgtcagccagccagccggttTTCGCCGAGGGCCAGGGGCCGCTCTTCTACCCCTGCGCCGAAGACGCCGGCTCGGCCGGCTTCTCGCGCTCGCTcaacggcggcggcgacgagACAGGCGGCTCTGCGCAAAATCCCCcgcagaagaagaag GTCTCCCTGCTGGAATACAGAAAGCGACAGCGCGAAGCTCGCCGCAGCGGCTCCAAGATGGACTGCGGCTCGCCCGTGTCCGCCGTGCTCCCTTTGAGCATGGATGGGTTCCCAGTCGTCGCCATGGAAACCAGCAGCGAGGCTTCCTtgcctccgccgccgccgcctcctcctccgcctccccctccctcttccGCAGCCCTCAGCAGCGGCAAGGAGCCGCAGACCACGGAGGAGTGCGAGAGCGCGGGAGAGAGGGAAGGAGGAGAGGTCCAATG GACGTCATCCACGTCTGTGGAACAGGCTCGTGAGCGGAGCTACCACAGAGCTTTGCTGCTCAGCAAAGACAAAGACGCAG ATGGTGACACCGAGGGAGGTGAGACACCGACGCCGAGGGACTGTCCATCTCCTGGACCTCAAAAGACACCGACTCATGCA CCGGGCTCTCCCGGTCCAGTCTGTTCTGTCATAGCCTCCGGCTGGAAAGAGGAAGACGGCGACGGTCCGCCTCGagcggccaaccagccccTGCAGCTGCCCATCAAGTCCAAATCCACGCCCGCCACCCCGAGCAAGCTgcacccgccgccgccgccgccgccctccTCCCCCGTGCACTACCCAGGGCCGGCCCTCCTCCACGTGCAGCCTCAGGGCTCGCCCTACCGCAGCCAGCGGGCGCTCTTCTCCTCCCAGTCCCAGAACCAAACGGCAGGCCAGGCCCCGGCGCCTTCGTTCGTGCAGTACAACGCGCAGGCCGCCcctccgccgccaccgcccccacctcctcctccgccgcccGCCTCCACGGCCTACTTCCCCGCTCAGACTGCCTCCCCGGCGGGCCCCTTCTCGGGATTCAAAGCGGCGGTGACACCCTCCTACTCTCCGGGCTCTCAGGCTCTGATGCAAACTCTTCCCCACAGCGTGCACTATC